The Bradyrhizobium barranii subsp. barranii genome segment GTCCCGACGGTCTGTCCGGAGCTTCCATAGGTCGTGCCCTGCGTTGCCGGTGCTCCGGAGTTTCCGCCCGTGTTGTTTTGGGTGCCCGCCGCGGACGTCTGCGCGCTTGCAGCGAAGGGCGATGCGGCAAATCCGACAACGATCAGTACCGCAATCGAGCGTCTCGTTCTTGTCATGGCTAATCCTTTCGGGCGCGGTCTCTCAGTTGCGTCGGCCGTTCGCTCGTCGAACCACTCGTGCACTGAGCAATCTTACAACTCCACGCGCGCGGAAATGTGCCGCAACACGATCCCACTGCGGGGCCTGACGCTCCATCACGATGGCGCGACGAGAATTGCTTGCGGCGGTTCCGGGACGCAAGGAGCGCGCGCCAGCAACGTCAGACCGACGCATCGCTGAGGTATTCCGCTCCTCTTCGGGCAACGGAACACTCACGGGCTTTTTATCCCTCGTGACCGCCCGCACAGCTGCGAAACAGGGGCCGGCACCCCACATTCGCATGGAATGATTTCCATCATCTGATGATGGATTTCCGATCCATTGGAGCCGACATGGGCCAGGTTATTCAGTTTGTCTCGAAATCCGAACGCGAGCGCGTTCGCCTCATTCAGGAGGCACGCGCGATCTACGACAGCATTTTTCCGCCGGCTGATCCGAGCGGCGAGCCGCAGGGCAAGGCGACGATCGGCCGCGCGGCCAACGGCGACGCAGGAAATCTGGCGTGATCAAGATCATCGCGGTGCTGTGCAGCCTCTCCTCTCCGGCAAATTGTCACGAGCAGATCGTCACCACCTCGGACTTCGCCAACGTCTCGATGCAGTCCTGCCTGATGGGCGCGCCGCAGCTCGCCGAATGGATGAACCAGCATCCGGCCGAACGCCTGGCTGGATGGCGCTGCGTGTTCGGTCAACAGACCGGCAGGGGCGCCTGAGGCCACCGGCCGTCTGGTCGAGGGCGGCGCCATCCAGTTGAACCGTGACGAGCATGCATCGCCAGGCTAGAATGGCGGCGCTGCTTGGCAGAGGGGGACGCCGGATGGAGGTCGCCAGCCTCGTTCTTCCCGTGTTCGCAATCATCGTCACCGGCTGGTTTGCCGGTGTATCAGGTTATCTCTCCCGCTCGCTTGCGGACGCGCTGGTGCATTTTGCCTACAACGTGGCAATGCCGGCGCTGCTGATCGTCACGATCGCCCAGGAGCCGGCGCGCAACCTGCTGGAATGGCGCTTCCTGCTCGCGTTCGGCGGCGGCTCCCTCCTCTGCTTCGCGCTGGTCTTCCTGGCGGTCCGTGCGGGCGGCAAGCACGACCTCGCCAGCAGCACGATCCATGGCATGGCGGCGGCGATGACCAATACCGGCTTCGTGGCGCTCCCGATCCTGCACGCGATCTACGGCCAGCCAGCCGTCTTGCCCGCCGCGGTGGCGACGGTGTTCGTCGCCGGCGTGATGTTTCCGCTCACGGTCATCCTGCTGGAAAGGGATGTGCGCGGCCCTTCGCATTCCAGCGGACTGGTGAAGCAGATCCTGCTCAATCCGATGGTGCTGTCGACGCTGATCGGTCTCGTCTGGGCGATCACGGGCTTGCCGATCCGGCGCCCGTCGCGGCCTATCTGAACATCATTGCCGCCGCGCTCACGCCCTGCGCACTGTTTGCCATCGGGCTTGGCCTGTCGGTCGGCGGCCTGCGATCCAACCTGAAAGCATCGTTCGCGCTCGCGACCGTGAAGCTGGTGGTGATGCCGCTGATCGTCTACGGACTTTGCGTGGTCACTGGCCTCAACCCGCTCTACACGGTCGCCGCCGTCATATGCGCGGCCGTGCCGACGGCGAAGACCGTCTATGTGCTGGCGCACGAGCACAAGGTCGAGGAGAAGCTGGTCGCGGCCACCGTCTCGGTCACGACGATGCTGTCGGTCGCGACATTGCTGGTCGCGCTCTACCTGCTCTCAGGCCTCGCGCCGGGTGTGCGGTGACAGTCGCCGGCGCGCCTGGCGGCGTGTGCTCTATCTCGTGGTGTTGCTCCAGGTCGGCACCGAATTGGTCACGCCGACCGACGGCCAATTGTACGAGCCGATCGAGGGCGCAGTGACCGTCCCGACCGTCTGCCCGGACGACCCGTAGGAGGTCCTGGGCTGCGCGACCGGCAATGCGGCGGCGCCATAGGTCGGGGCCACCACGCTCGTGCTGTAGTGATGCCGGCTCGGCCGGGCCTTCTTCGCTTCGGCCGCGAAGGGCGCGGCAAGCAGTCCGACGGTGATGAGTGCGGCAATGGCGGGTTTGATGCTTGTCATGGCGGTTCCCTTCATTGGCTGCGAGCCCATTGTGCCATGTGTTCATTCAACGCGGAATTTCCATGGGTACCCGTTCATAACTTCGTGCACGCCCGAATTTGCCTGACCCAGGCACCGCTGCCGTGGTCATCGTCGCTTCGGACGACATGCCTTGCGGCCATGTCGCTCCTTGACTGTCGCGACAGAGTGCATCAGCGCCTTGAAGGCGACGATCGCCGGATCGCCAGCGTGCGCGTGGTCGGGCCGCGACTCCAGATGCTCGACCACGGCCAGCAGCGCGTCCGCGATCTGTCCGATCTGCTTGCCGTAACCAGCGACATCCGACAGCACGTCCTTCTCGACATCTGGCGCCGAGGATTGCCCCACCGTGATGTTGACGAGACCGAACTGGCCGCCGGTGGGACTGAAGAACGACGGATAAATGGACTGGACGACATCCCCCGACAGGGGCAGCTTGAACACAGGCATGCGATTTCGCCTCGCTGATGCTCGACCGGCACGGACACACTATCACGACCACCCGCCTTCGGATGGACCCGAATCAGCGCTAGTGCATCGCCTTCAGTGACTTCCCTGGACGCAAGCAACATGACCGGCCCCGAACTGAAGCAGCTCCGCAACGACCTTTCCGATGCCCTCGAGCGCAAGCTCACCGCGGCCGACATGGCCAGGCTTTGCGGACTGCCGGAGAAGGGCGGCGCCGATACCATCCGGCGCTGGGAGGTCCGTGGCCCGACGCCGTCCGCGACCAAGGTGCTGCGCGTGCTCGCGATGGCGAGCGAGCGCTATCCGATCATGGAGAAGTTCGACGTCTTCGATCGCCACGACGTACGCGAGGAAGACCGGCCCGCAAGGCGCGCGGCCTTCCGCGAGCAGATGCGCGATGAGGTGCGGCGGCGGCTTGGTTAACGAGAGACGCGCGCAAGTTACCCGAGACTTGCGACGTTAAGCCTTCCTTCACCACTTCTTAAGCCGCCATTAAGCACGAAAATCATTTACAGCCCAATAAGTTAGGTTGGCTGTCGCTGTGCCACGGATGTGACAGCATTTTCGTCAAAAGCGAGCTATCTGCAAAACCAACGACGGCGCGGACAGCGCGCCTGCCGGGGACCAAAGTGCTGGAGTTCAAGACGATGAAGAAGATTTTGTTTGCGACCGTTGGGCTGCTCGTGGTGGGCGCTGCCGCGCCGGCCGTCGGCGCCGATCTCGGCAACCGCAACTATTACAAGGCGCCTGCGCCGGCCTATGCCGCGCCGATCTACAACTGGACGGGCTTCTATGTCGGCGGCCATGTCGGCGGCGCGTTCTCCAGCGACAACAATTTCAACGGCCTCTCCACCGGCAACAACGGCAACGGCCGTTTCCTCGGCGGCGTGCAGGTCGGTGCTGACTGGCAGTTCAACCCGAACTTCTTGGTCGGCGTCGAAGGCCAGTATTCCTGGCTCTCCGGCAGCGTCGGCGCGGCGTTCCCGGGCGGCGTCGCCTACAGCAACGACCAGCGTGGCCTCGGCTCGATCACCGGCCGCGTCGGCTACACCTGGGGTCCGGGCCTGCTCTACGTGAAGGGCGGCTACGCCTATTCGGACAACAACGAGAAGGTGACGATTGGCGGCGTGCCGACGGGCTTCATCATCGATGGCGATCACCGCAACGGCTACACCGTCGGCGCCGGCCTCGAATACATGTTCGCCCCGAACTGGTCGGCCAAGGCCGAGTACCAGTACTACAATTTCGGCGACGCCCACTTCACCGCGGGCCCGCTGGTGGGCACCGGCAACTTCACGACCGACGACCACACCTTCAAGGCGGGCGTCAACTACCGCTTCAACTGGGCCAATTCGGCGGTCGCGCGCTACTGATCGCGCCTCAAAAATCTCCTCGCCAACAGGGGCCGGCAAATTTGCCGGCCCCTTCTTTTTTCGCTGTGCGGAACGAACGCAACCGATTGTGCAACTTGCGATTTTTTAACCCGACCCAGGGATACTCCGCGGCGAAAACATAAAAGATCACGCGTGGGGGAATTTCGATGGCGATCCGTCTGGGTGCTGGCCGTGTCCTTGGCCGTCTCAAGCCTTGTTTCAAGATGCCAAGGTGGGGCGTGCGCGGCAGCCTGTTCGCCGCCTTCGCATTGATCGCGGGCATGGGCCTCGTGATCGCAGCCGGCGCCGGCTTCGTGTTCAATCACCTCGGCGCGACCATGATGGATCTGAGCGGCCGCGACATCCCGCGCCTCTCCGCCAGCCTGCAGCTCGCCTCGCAAAGCGCGACGCTCGCGGCACAAGGCCCGGGCCTGCTGGCATCGCCCTCCGACGAAGCGCTGAAGGAACGCACCAAGAGCGTGAAGGACATCCAGCAGCTCGCCATGGCCAAGCTCGGCGAGATCATCGAGCTCGGCGCCGACAAGCAGATCGCGACGGCGCTGCGCGACACCGCCAAGAGCATCGACGAGGCGACCCAGAGCCTGGTGTCGGCGGCGCGTGAGCGGCTCGAGACCGGCGCACTGCATGACAAGCAGTATGAGGCGTTGCGCAAGGCGCAGCTCACCTTCGTCGGCGCGGCCGGTCCTGCGATGCTGGACGCACAGACACGCCTGAACGCGATCCTCGGCGCGGCGGAAGTTTCCGCCGATGATGCAACTGAGGCTGCCCGCACCGTCTCCCAGGTCGCGACAATCTCCGCCAACGGCAATCTGATGGCCGCCGACATGATGGCGGCGCTGTCGGCCAACAACAGCGACACGCTGGAGGCGATCGAGAAGGAGTTCAAGGCGACGCGCGACCGCGTCAAGTCGAACCTCGAGGATCTCCCGAACATGCCCTCGATGCAGACGGTGCGCGACGCCGTGCAGAAGCTGTTCGCCTTCGGCGAGGGCAAGACCGGCGTGTTCAAGATCCGCCAGAAGGAGCTCGACGCCATCGACTACGGCCAGACCATTCTGGACGAGACCCGCAAGCTCAATGTCGGTCTCGGCATCAGCGTGCAGCAGCTCGTCGACGGCGTGCAGAAGGAGACCAACGCGTCGACGTTCCAGGCGCGCCAGGAGATCTCGCTCGCCACCACCGCCATGCTGGCGCTGGGCGCGCTGATGCTGGTCGGCTCGGCGCTGTTCGTCTGGCTCTATGTCGGCCGCAACATCCTGCGGCGGATCGGCGCGCTGCATCAGTCGATGCAGCTGCTCGCGAACGGCGACCTCGAGACCGAGATCTATCGCTCGAAGCACCACAATGACGAAATCTCGGTGATGGCGAACACGCTGCAGGTGTTTCGCGAAAGCATGATCGAGGCCCGCGCGATGTCGAGCGAGCAGGACAAGGACCGTGCCGCCAAGGCCGAGCGTGCCGCGCGCATGGAAGCGAAGATCGCCGAGTTCGAGGGCGCGGTACGCAACGCGCTCGACAATCTCGCGCAATCGGCCAATTCGATGCAGTCCACCGCGCAGAGCATGTCGAACACCGCCGACCAGTCCAACGCGCTGGTGAACGCGGTTGCCTCCGCCGCGGAGGAAACCTCGGTCAACGTGCAGACCGTGTCATCAGGCACCGAGCAGCTGTCGTCCTCGATCGAGGAGATCAGCAAGCAGGTCGTCACCTCGGCCGCGATCGCCAGGAAGGCGGTCGACGAGGCCGGCGCCACCGACACCACGGTGCAGAGCCTTGCCGACAGTGCGAGCCGCATCAGCGTCGTGGTCGATCTGATCCAGACGATTGCGTCTCAGACCAACCTGCTCGCGCTCAACGCCACCATCGAGGCGGCGCGCGCGGGCGAAGCCGGCCGCGGCTTCGCAGTGGTCGCCTCCGAGGTGAAGAGCCTCGCGAGCCAGACCGCCAAAGCGACGGAAGAGATCCGCACCCAGATCGCCAGCATGCAGTCGGTCACGACCTCCGCGGTCGGCGCCATCCAGGGCATCGGCCGGATCATCGGCGAGATCAACGACGTGACGACGACGATCGCCGCCGCGGTCGAGGAACAGGGCGCAGCCACCCGCGAAATCGCCCGCAACATCCAGCATGCCGCCGGCGGCACCAGCGAGGTCTCCAGCAACATCATCGGCGTCTCCACGGCGTCCGCGGAAGCCGGCGCGGCGGCGAGCGAAGTGCTGGGCGCCTCCGACGCGCTCCGCCGCGAAGCCGACATGCTGCGCGGAGAGATCGACGCATTCCTCAACAACATGCGGGCGGCGTAAGCCGCCGGCCCGTAGCCCGGATGGAGCGCCGCGTAATCCGGGCTACGGAAAACTGCAGGTATGACCGCCATGCGGAGACCACGGCCCGGCCTTTTTCGGCTGGCGCCCCGCGCCCGGCGGGTTTAAGCCGGTAGCATGAACCCGAAAACCGACACCGTGCAGTCCTCGGCCGAGGCCCTGCGCTATCCCTGGGAACAGCATCCCGGCCCCGAAGAGATCGTCGAGGTGCGTCCCGGCGTGTTGTGGGCGCGGCTGAAACTGCCGTTCCGCCTCAACCACGTGAACATCTACCTGCTCGCCGACGGCGACGGCTATGCCATGATCGATGCCGGCTTCGGCAACGAGGAAACGATCGAGGCCTGGACCAGACTGTTCGAGGGGCCGCTGAAGGGCGTCAACATCACGCGCCTGATCGTCACGCATTCGCACCCCGATCACGTCGGCCTCGCGGGCTGGATCGTCGAGCGGTTCAACTGCCCGCTGGTGATGACGCAGGTCGAATATCTGCAATCTGTCTACCACCAGAACCGCGGCACCGAGGAGCGGCGCGAAGCCCAGCGGCTGTTCTTCCGCCGCCACGGCATGGACGAGTCGCTCACCGAAAAGCTGCTCGGCCGCGGCCAGGATTATCTCAAGCGCGTCTCGGTGCTGCCGCCGTCCTACCGCCGCATCTCGCATGGCGACGAGGTCGTGATCGGCACGCGCCGCTTCAAGGTGATCACCGGCGGCGGGCACGCGCTCGACCAGGTGATGCTGTATTGCGCCGACGACAAGCTGTTCCTCTCCGCCGACCAGGTGCTGAGCAAGATCTCGCCCAATGTCAGCGTGTGGGCGGTCGAACCCGACCAGAACTCGCTCGGCGAATATCTGGCCTCGCTCGCGAGCCTGACCACCACCCTGCCCTACGATCTGCTGGTGCTGCCCGGCCACGGCGTGCCGTTCTATGGTCTGAAGACCCGCATCAAGCAGCTCGCCGATCACCACGAGGAGCGCTGCCGCCTGATCGCGGAAGCCTGCAGCGAGGTGCCGCAGACCTCGCGCGCCCTGGTGCCTGTCGTGTTCAACAAGCACGTGCTTGACGAGCACCAGATGGGCTTTGCCGCCGGCGAACTCGTTGCCCACGTCAATTACATGATCGTCGAGGGCCGGCTGACGGCGGAGACGAAAGACGGCGTGCTCCAGTTCAGGACAACGTGAGCTTTTCGCCTCTCCCCGCCTGCGGGGAGAGGGAGCAGACCTCCGCCGCGGCTACCAGCTCACTTCATATTCGCGATCGCGTGCAGCGCCGCGACGTAGCCGAACGGGCCCAGCCCGCAGATCACACCGGTGGCCACGAACGAGATCTTGGAGTGGCGGTGATATTCGTCGCGGGCGTGGATGTTGGAGATGTGGACCTCCAGCACCGGGCCTTCGAAGGTCTTGATCGCGTCCATGATCGAGACCGAGGTGAAGGAGAGGCCGGCCGGATTGATGATGATGGCATCGGCGTCCTGCCGCGCCGACTGGATCAGATCGACCAGCACGCCTTCATGGTTGGACTGGTGGAAGGCCAACTTGAGCCCGAGCTTGCCGGCCGCTTCCTCGCAGCTTGCATTGACCTCCGCGA includes the following:
- a CDS encoding AEC family transporter, which codes for MEVASLVLPVFAIIVTGWFAGVSGYLSRSLADALVHFAYNVAMPALLIVTIAQEPARNLLEWRFLLAFGGGSLLCFALVFLAVRAGGKHDLASSTIHGMAAAMTNTGFVALPILHAIYGQPAVLPAAVATVFVAGVMFPLTVILLERDVRGPSHSSGLVKQILLNPMVLSTLIGLVWAITGLPIRRPSRPI
- a CDS encoding MBL fold metallo-hydrolase, which codes for MNPKTDTVQSSAEALRYPWEQHPGPEEIVEVRPGVLWARLKLPFRLNHVNIYLLADGDGYAMIDAGFGNEETIEAWTRLFEGPLKGVNITRLIVTHSHPDHVGLAGWIVERFNCPLVMTQVEYLQSVYHQNRGTEERREAQRLFFRRHGMDESLTEKLLGRGQDYLKRVSVLPPSYRRISHGDEVVIGTRRFKVITGGGHALDQVMLYCADDKLFLSADQVLSKISPNVSVWAVEPDQNSLGEYLASLASLTTTLPYDLLVLPGHGVPFYGLKTRIKQLADHHEERCRLIAEACSEVPQTSRALVPVVFNKHVLDEHQMGFAAGELVAHVNYMIVEGRLTAETKDGVLQFRTT
- a CDS encoding methyl-accepting chemotaxis protein, yielding MAIRLGAGRVLGRLKPCFKMPRWGVRGSLFAAFALIAGMGLVIAAGAGFVFNHLGATMMDLSGRDIPRLSASLQLASQSATLAAQGPGLLASPSDEALKERTKSVKDIQQLAMAKLGEIIELGADKQIATALRDTAKSIDEATQSLVSAARERLETGALHDKQYEALRKAQLTFVGAAGPAMLDAQTRLNAILGAAEVSADDATEAARTVSQVATISANGNLMAADMMAALSANNSDTLEAIEKEFKATRDRVKSNLEDLPNMPSMQTVRDAVQKLFAFGEGKTGVFKIRQKELDAIDYGQTILDETRKLNVGLGISVQQLVDGVQKETNASTFQARQEISLATTAMLALGALMLVGSALFVWLYVGRNILRRIGALHQSMQLLANGDLETEIYRSKHHNDEISVMANTLQVFRESMIEARAMSSEQDKDRAAKAERAARMEAKIAEFEGAVRNALDNLAQSANSMQSTAQSMSNTADQSNALVNAVASAAEETSVNVQTVSSGTEQLSSSIEEISKQVVTSAAIARKAVDEAGATDTTVQSLADSASRISVVVDLIQTIASQTNLLALNATIEAARAGEAGRGFAVVASEVKSLASQTAKATEEIRTQIASMQSVTTSAVGAIQGIGRIIGEINDVTTTIAAAVEEQGAATREIARNIQHAAGGTSEVSSNIIGVSTASAEAGAAASEVLGASDALRREADMLRGEIDAFLNNMRAA
- a CDS encoding outer membrane protein — translated: MKKILFATVGLLVVGAAAPAVGADLGNRNYYKAPAPAYAAPIYNWTGFYVGGHVGGAFSSDNNFNGLSTGNNGNGRFLGGVQVGADWQFNPNFLVGVEGQYSWLSGSVGAAFPGGVAYSNDQRGLGSITGRVGYTWGPGLLYVKGGYAYSDNNEKVTIGGVPTGFIIDGDHRNGYTVGAGLEYMFAPNWSAKAEYQYYNFGDAHFTAGPLVGTGNFTTDDHTFKAGVNYRFNWANSAVARY
- the aroQ gene encoding type II 3-dehydroquinate dehydratase — protein: MKRVMILNGPNLNMLGIREPHIYGTTTLAEVNASCEEAAGKLGLKLAFHQSNHEGVLVDLIQSARQDADAIIINPAGLSFTSVSIMDAIKTFEGPVLEVHISNIHARDEYHRHSKISFVATGVICGLGPFGYVAALHAIANMK
- a CDS encoding AEC family transporter, translating into MGLGLSVGGLRSNLKASFALATVKLVVMPLIVYGLCVVTGLNPLYTVAAVICAAVPTAKTVYVLAHEHKVEEKLVAATVSVTTMLSVATLLVALYLLSGLAPGVR